In Ammospiza nelsoni isolate bAmmNel1 chromosome 11, bAmmNel1.pri, whole genome shotgun sequence, the genomic window CGCCCCACTGGAAATTTCTTGCCACGCTTTCAAATCAGTATAAAAGTATTCCTGAAGATAATGAAACTTTTTTGTTAAAGTATACAGGGAATATGGGAATTGTTCTGGGCCTGAAATAGGCTCAATCCACAAATTCCCACCTCACTCCAGTTCACTCCAAGGGTAAATGCAGGATAAACCCATTGACTGCCCTGCCTTTCTGGAGGATCAGCTGAGATCAGAACAGAATCCACTTTGTCTCATCTCTCTTCTGAAGAATCTCCATCTCCTCTCTAGAAAGCTCCAAAGCTTTAGAAATGTGAAGAAAACCCCACTATTAAAGCATTGTGTTCAAACCTTTAAGTAAcaaaagagggggggaaaaaagcacagCAGTTCACCATGGATACTATTGATTGAAACCACTTAAATACCAGCTGAAATGTCACTGACATTTACAGCTACGCTTctttaggggggaaaaaaaaagaaattacacaTGTTGACAAGTAAATAACACGAGATTGCTGATCTTGGCAGCTGTCAGCCAGACACACCAATAAATTATTCATATCAGCTTGTTTTATTGTCTTGCCCCTTCCAAATGGCACGGCAACAGAGATGCCAGGAAGAAGGAGCTGTGTTGTCAGGACTTTTCCTCTGGAATGGCAGGTCCAGCACAAACAGAGGGACAATTCTGGGGTCCCTTTGTGTCCCTTTGCTGCTCCCACTTTTCCCTTTCAGCACAGCCCACACCTGCCTGGCCTGAGGATGAGCAGGACCTTGCCCAGCCTCGCTCACTCCCCTCACCTGAGGAGGTAAAACACAATTCCAGGTGTTTTCACACCTCTGTCTGTGCAGCAAACCCTTCCTGCCCAGGCAGCATCCTCAggaccagcccagctgccaCAATCAGTTGGTTAAACACCTTAAACCCCCAGGATATCCCTCAGAGGGAAAAAGGCAGGACTGAAAAATGCcacagggatgtccccagcCAGGAAcatcccccagcctggggctATCTCCATGGATTTTACAGCCCTTCCTACCAACCAGTgtcaaacacagaagaaaaaaaaaagaaataacccTCAGGAATTCCtcctggaaataaaaagcaTAGAGGAAGAACATACATTTTTAAGATGGGTTAAATGTCTCTGAGATTAACAAGTCCACCATGACCTGATGAAAGCAAACACTTGCAAGATACTGAAATGCTTATTATGTTTCTATTACCAATACCAAATGCTTTGCTGACAATATATTGATCTCCAGTTACACTTTTGAGAAATTTATTAGGTGACTTCATGAAAATTATACAATTTAAAGTAATAGAATAttagtttttttctgaaaagccaGAGAATTATCCTGCTTATGAGGAAATATGTATCAGCTGTGACAAATACTGAAATCATACTTTATAAGTATTTTAGCCTTTGAAGTCTTAGCACTACATGAAATATaggtaatttttcttccttaagaTCAATAAAAGGTCTATTTTCAAAATGACTTCCTATTGATTGAAGGGTCAAAAATGTCCCAGGTATTGATTGTCTGCATATAATCATGTTTTGCTCAGTAAGTTAACCTCGTCTACAAGTGAAATCAAAAGACATCCACTATATCActtaagcaaaatattttcattgcattTGAAAAATTGCTTCCATCAGTCACCAGTGTCTCGCTGacaatatattttccttttttttttttttttttttaacctcaggAAGTGGATTTACACAGAGTGAACAGCCAGGACAAGCTTGGCCTCACTGTCTGTTACAGAACGGATGATGAAGATGACATGGGTATTTATGTGAGTGAGGTAAGATTGAGCTGCCTTCCATAAGATACCATTTGTCTTTCCAGCTGCATTGTTGGGCAGTTAAGACATTTATCCTCTGTTTGTACCATGTTGGATAAACAGCCAAAATGCAGTAATTGGAAGAAAtctaattattttccttttctccaaacTGAGTGCAGTCCTGCTCCCACTGAAGTCAAATTTCATTATATTAACAATGTTCTATTTCAAATGATGCCTTCAGAGTATTTTCATGTATTCCccctttaatttttattcttgatTATTCTTGAAACAATGTAAATTGTATAAAACCCCACACACTTCTATTTGCAAACATCTGGGGCCCATTTCTCTCTCCTTGTCCCTTTCCAAGAAAAAAGTAGCATTTTATACAGGAACGTTTTTTCAGCAGAGCCATTTCAAATTAATTGCACCAATTTGAGGAAAGAAACCCATAATTAAATCTAAACCCTTCCATTGAAATGCACCACCCAGGAAATAAGGAGAAGTGAATAGTGACCTCCCAAAcctgcagagcactgagaaTTCTCTTATTTTGCAGATTGATCCCAACAGCATCGCGGCGAAGGACGGGCGGCTGCGGGAAGGGGATCGCATCATCCAGGTACGTGtgggaggtgctccaggtgtcCTAAACCCCAGAATTCCAGTGTCCCAAACCCCAGAATTCCAGTGTCCtaaatcccagaattccagtgTCCCATACCCCAGAATTCCAGTGTCCCATACCCCAGAACTCCAGTGTCGTAAACCCCAGAATTCGAGTGTCTAAATGCCAGAATTCCAGTGTCCTAAACCCCAGAACTCcacttcctgccttcctccttgagAAGTGCTCCAGGTGTCTTACACCCCAGAATTCCAGTGTCCTAAACCCCAGAATTCCAAGTGTCCTAAACCCCAGAACTTCAATGTCCTAAACCATAGAACTCcacttcctgccttcctccttgGGAAGTGCTCCAAGTGTCctaaaccccaaaattccagtgTCCTAAGCCCCAGAACTCCATTTTCTGCCCTCCTAACAAGGCTCTGCATGCAGGGGGGGGAACACCTTCACATGTCCAAACCACCACACTGCCCAGCATTCTCTGCCCAAggctgggtttgtgtgtgtggatccatccagccaagcattccatggagctgggcacagcagcacccaggggtcCCTATGGAAACCCTTCATGgtggtgttttttctttaaagatcaACGGCATCGAGGTGCAGAACCGAGAGGAAGCTGTGGCTCTTCTCTCCAGTGAGGAGAGCAAGAATATCTCCTTACTTGTGGCAAGACCAGAAATTCAGGTATGGTagcaacaaaaaaccctcacctgagttttaattaaaacagtTGCTGTTTTGTAGAAAGCAACTCTTTCAAATTGTTTAGCCTGTTTAAATCTACCAAATCTACCCAAAACCATATTCTACACTTTGACTGCACATATATATACAGTCTAAAACGATGGAATTCAGCAGTCGTGGTacttacatatatattttatattaaaatgtaatttctaaGGCATTTGGTGATTTATTTGTGCTGCAATGCTGTTACAAACATCAGTGCAAGGTATTATGAATGGGTTTGAGCCACAGTTTTGAAGAACATGCTGAACTCTTAATTCCTATAGCTATTGATTATTCATTCATTAAAACACCTATTATTTAGCTCTTCATACACAGTCTCTTAAAGTACTTGAATACTGTCAAGAAGCCTCCTGTGCTGCAATAAAAGGTTGAAGCAGATCCCTTTGTAGAGCAGGGATTAGCACAACAAAGGTGTAGAACaaacagctgagagcagcattGTTTGATCTGtctctgctcctggtgctgggagagcagccctTGCCAGTGCACCTGGACAGATCATCACTGTCCTCTTAGCCTGGATGTTTCTGATCTTTCCCGTGGGGATAATTGGGAATGGGAGTAAAAATGGGAGTAAAAATCTGGCTACAGACCCTAGTCAGATTTTCCTTCTGGAGTTTGATGCTGCCTCACAAGAGGTGTGTTCAAGCTTTCGGCTCTGGAGTGTTTTTACACAACTTAATCAAGTTGTGCACAAACCAAAACTACCCCAACTCTTGCAAGTATTTCCACGGATCAAAAAACTGAGTTTTTTCATATGTAGAGGGCTGCTGAAGATAAAACCCTGCTCTTGGAGATggaggcagctgtggcaggaggtAGCACAGTCAATACCCACACTTAGCACAAGGACAGGCTCCTTCCCAAGACAGGCAGCACTGTCACAGGAAGGAATCTCCTGAGATTTCCCAACCACTGTCCACAAAGACAAGCAGTAATTTATGTCACTCTTCATTCTTTTGACAAtgattggtttgttttttccctcccttttcacACAGCTGGatgaaggatggatggatgatgacAGAAACGATTTTCTGGATGACTTGCACATGGACATGTTAGAGGAACAGCACCACCAGGCAATGCAATTTACTGCCAGCATGCTTCAGCAGGTACTGCCCTTCTGGTGTGCAGGGCTGTCAAACTTCCCACTGCACTCAGTATTCAATATTGAGCTTGGCTGAATACACTTGGTGTCTCAAGTGACACTGAGATCAAggcaaaaggactttctgtAAAATCAAGATATTACATGGCTCTCCACAGTGAGATGTTTTAAAATAGTACCTTTTGTGCTTTGCCCCTTACAACAAAAGACCACAATTCATGGAAATCCCTCAACACTGTGGTCACTGAGAGGAATACTGGGTGTGTGGTGGGTAGAGCAGGCAGAGAGCTGATTTATAGAATCTCCTATTTGATGTGCATGCACAGACTGGAAACAGCCTCCCCAAACCTGGAATCCAAAATGGACAACTCAGGCAAATGACTGAAGCAAGGTCTATACAAGggggaaaggcaaagaaaaagtTTTTACATTACAAATTTTATACAGGGCCATTACAGATTTTATGCAGGGCTTATGTTCTCCATCATTCTGCTATGATTAAAGCAGTTCTCAGTTTTTGCCTAGACTTTTTCCCTAAAGTTTTCTACAACTCTGCATCCTCTGTGCCATCCCCATGTTGTGAGGAGTCATGCTCTCACTTaggcactgcaggaaaactgGATATCGTTGTGCACCTAAGTGGGAGCagaaacatttgaaaatgtGACTTCTACCACTGTTGCTGCATAGGTGAAACTCAGTCCTCAGGTTCTTCTGAAAAGAATATCCACAGCATGTTGAGGGCTTGGTCACCTTTTCTCTGAGTTCTTCATAATACTCTTTCCATATAGGACATACAAAGTGTGAAAAGTGACAGATTAGGagaactatttaaaaataaacaccttGAAATGTTTCACGTGCTTGCAATAACTTTTCTTTGTGTCCTGCTGTTTCTGTTGTTAGAAGAAGCACGAGGAGGATGGAGGCaccacagacacagccacgATTTTGTCCAACCAGCACGAGAAGGACAGCGGCGTGGGGCGCACGGACGACAGCACGCGCAACGACGAGAGCTCCGAGCAGGAGAACAATGGGGACGATCACACCACCTCCTCCAACACCTTGGGGAGCCAGAAGAAGCTGACCTACAGCCACGACACGCTGGGGAGTGGGGACATGCAGTTCAGCAACGAGTCGTTCATCTCAGCTGACTGCACCGACGTCGACTTCCTCGGCATCCCCGTGGACGAGTGCGAGCGGTTccgggagctgctggagctcaaGTGCCAGGTGAAGTCTGCCAACCCCTACAGCCTGTACTACCATAACAGCACCCTGGAGATGAGCAAAAGCGACCAAGAGAGCGTGGACAGAGAGCTGGAGATGCTCAACGAGGAGCTGCGCAACATCGAGCTGGAGTGCCTGAACATCGTGCGGGCCCACAAgatgcagcagctgaaggagcagtaCCGGGAGCCCTGGATGCTGCACAACAGCGGCTTCAGAAACTACAACACCAGCATTGACGTGCGCAGGCACGAGCTCTCGGACATCACCGAGCTGCCTGAGAAGTCTGACAAGGACAGCTCCAGTGCCTACAACACGGGCGAGAGCTGCCGCAGCACGCCGCTGACGCTGGAGATCTCCCCCGACAATTCCCTGCGCAGAACCGCCGAAGGCGTCGGCTGCCAAGGCAACGAGGGGGCAGTGGCCTATAATGTCTCCCCAAAGAATTTGTTTGCTGGCTCAGAGAGCCACGAATCCAGCGCTGGTAAGTGCCACGCCTCTGCTAAAGAGCCTGACCCTGgcaagcagctggagagcaaggagaggaaaggcagcGACGGCAGCAAAAGCCCCACTCACAGCCAGAAGCCCTACGTGTCCCCCTACCACCACTCTCCCTACAAACACGCTCACATCCCTGCCCACGCCCAGCACTACCAGAGCTACATGCAGCTGATCCAGCAGAAATCCGCCGTGGAGTACGCCCAGAGCCAGATGAGCCTGGTGAGTATGTGCAAGGACTTGGCCTCGGGGCAGAGCGAGCCCAGGATGGAGTGGAAGGTCAAGGTCAGGAGCGACGGGACGCGCTACATCACCAAGAGGCCGGTGAGGGACAGGCTGCTGAGGGAACGGGCCATAAAGATCAAGGAGGAGCGCAGTGGGATGACCACGGATGACGATGCCATCAGTGAGATGAAGATGGGCCGGTACTGGagcaaggaggagaggaagcagCACCTGGTGAAAGCCAAGGAGCAGAGGAGGCGGCGGGAGTTCATGATGCAGAGCAGGTTAGAGTGCTTGAAGGAGCAGCAAGGTgcagaggagaagaaggagatgAACATCATTGAACTGAGCCACAAAAAAATGatgaagaagagaaataaaaaaatatttgacaaTTGGATGACGATCCAAGAACTGCTAACCCACGGAACAAAGTCACCGGACGGCACGCGGGTGTACAATTCCTTCCTGTCAGTGACTACTGTATAATCCATCCCCAGGGCTAAATTATGTACATAAAACACTACCAGTGGGGTAGGAATCCATGCCTCGTTCAATGTGGCAAGATTTTTGTATATAAGATACAGTCACCGAGTTTATAGTTCAAATACTGAACTCTACAGCCGTGGGTGCCAGGATCTCCATTCTGCAGTGGGGAGGAAGCTTGCCCATCTCCTTCAAAGGCAATATTAGCAGTGCTTTTTGGAGTACTGATTGTACTTTTTTACTTGTTACCTTTTACATGAAGTGTTTAAATATCAGAAATGTATTAACCATACTTACACAGGTAATTTGCTTAAACTATATTCATATTAAAAGGTACCCATGCTTTTCtttacctaaaaaaaaaaatgcaagaaaccCACAAGAGCAACTGCACATACGTATTTTTGTTTGTGAAACCATATTTTGTGAtattattttgctgttgttcACTTCTACACAGAGTGCTGTTTATCAATACTTAGCTCAAGGTTTAAACTCAGAATTAGAATCATTCTCTTGTAATATTTAACATTTATCAAACAGCAGTTTTTAGAGTTATGCTcaacatttaaacatttttctctttaaggTTTCTGAAAGAAGTATAGAGGTTTCATCTGAAAAGCCTGAGGCAAAGTACACTATTATGCAGCTTTAAAGGATTTTAAAGCATGTTTGCAAATGTTGCAACCTATTGAAGAAACGTGCATGTACAGCTAATTTGTTTATATAAGACAGTTTGTGGAATTTGAAAAGCCCATGGTAGTAACTGTTTGCTTTATAATTTGAATGTATTGAATTATAAAAGCAGTTTCATGAAATCATCATTAGCTGCAAACGTTAACAagtaaaatgaagtaaaataaattattgttttaTATTTCAAACTACTTTAAATTCTTTTTGTTCCCTTCTGGTTTCACCACCTAGAATATAATTTTATGGAGTGTAGCTCCCGTGCTGCAGAAATGCCTGGACAGCCACTGGAGCCAAACCTGAGGGAACATTTGGCATCCTGActttggggggaatttggatTGGGGTTTtcttgagggaagagacaagggaGAAGCACAAAGAATATCAAGAATAAAATCAGGCAATGCCTATCTTCAGCTCACAAGCTATTTAAGGTGGCTTGtaagaaagaaatagaacttctgctctcctgctttgctttggtttgtgGTTTCTTTGTGGTGTATAAACCCCACCAACAGCCTTCAGTGGGGGTTTGCATTAAAACCAGACAATATATAAATTAAAGCATATAAAAactaaagcaaataaatatacaaattaAAGGAGATggtgaaaaaaataacagaggtGTCAACGAGGTATGACAttcctttctgtgttttctaTTTCTGATTAAGAATTCAGATATAAATTGGAATATTCTTCTGGATTAAGTGATGGGGAATCATTATGAATAGTTCACAGATTCTCcatctcctctctctttttccttgaaaagttGCCCCCCAAACCTTCTGAGTTTTTCTTCTGGACTTTTCTGTCTTAACTCAAATGAGCAAAAATTGCAATCTTAGTGATAGAAGTGCAAAGCTGGAAGGGGAGCGATTAGCAGCTTCTTGTGCCTATTTTGTCTGTCATTGAGAAGCAAACAGCAgatttgtctgggttttttctgctcCCTCTGTGGACTAACACTGAATTCCATGAAATGTGCCTGCCACACTCCACAGTGAACTTCTGTATACCTGGAAGGGAAATGTCCCTCCAGCCTATGTAATCTGGCACTCTTGTCAATAAGCCTCAGCAAATTTATCTTCAGGCTgtattttccttggggataAAGAGCCAGTCCTGCAGCAGTCTGTGGCAGGTTTCTCTTTTGATTTTGTTGGAGCTGGGGTTTCACCTGGCATCACCAGTGTTACCATCACCAGTGGCACAGTGGGGAAAACACCAGATTTTCACAAACACCACATTTTCACACGCTGCTGTCAGGGTAGCACATTTGCCATCCCTAAATCTCATCCTGAGTTCATCTCCTGTTCATCCCAGCTGCAGGTGTGAGAGCCACAGCAAAATACTGCTCTCCTCAAGGCCTCACACTCAGATACAGAGCTGTGATTGGTGTGGAATAACAATCCTTAAACCAGGTGTGGAAATACAGCTAAACCACCTTTAGTCTGCCTGGAAATATTAGAGTAATATTTGAAATGTTCTATGAGGAATAATTATGATGAAGCTGCTCCTCATAGAAACTAACTCCTTTGGAATAACCTCACATGCCGTGGTTCCTGTGGGCACCAGGGACATCAATGCTGAGCATTTTGTGCATTGGGTAGCAGCAGGAATGTGTTTGGGAATTCAGTGTGATGTGCAGGAATTACAGCAAAGCATCCACAGTATAAAATTTACATTCATTAatgttgaaataaaattattggcCAAGAATTTCTCTCAcacctttgattttttttccctgctaaaCATTTGTTATTTTGGACAGTTAAAAAATCACCTCTCTCCTCTGGCACTAGAATTTATTAATTAGCATCAATTCACAGAATCCATCAGTTATCTGGAAATCTGAACAAAAGCTTTGCAAActgcagattttccttttccttttgcagttgTCATCCCACTTCTCATTGCCCTATCAAAGTATTAATGAGGTGTTGAAAAGGAGATTTGGGCTCTTTTTATTGCTTGCAAGGAACATTGGAAATTACCATAACGTTAATCCAAACCTGACATTACAGAGCAATGAATCCAACTAAAAGCAGCCTTGGATACCTGAAATATTTCACCCAACAGTTTTTCTAAAAATGACATTATAATGCATAAAAGTGCTTAAAAGATAACACCGGAAACTGTGCTGTTATCTAAAGGACCTCTCATAGCAGAAatctccaggcagcagcagaggtttTGTCCCTGGGTTACCACAGATTGTACCCAAAACCCAACACCCTCCTGTGGGACATTGTGGTGGGTTGGTCCTGCTTGGACACAACTGCAGCTCCAGATACTCAAAGTCCTGGAGGGATCAGCAGTGGGAGATGTGCTCCTTCCACTGGGAATGCTCATTCCAAGTGGTTTTTGAAGCCCATTTAAACCTGCAAGTATAAAACTTCACATCCAGCTTCCTCCTCAGCCACTTCACTGAGCATCACCTCAAGCCTGAGTGCAAAATTATCCCAGGATAATAAATGTGCAGGGAGAGACCCTAAATACAccaggagggaacagggaatggCCAAGCTGAGAGGTTTAACCagaatgtgtgtgtgcagctcctggagattctcccccagcccttgctgctgcaggaatgtCATTGTCACTcattgtccctgctgctgccatggcagcacctcagccccatcccctggcacccccagaggTGACAATGGCACACCCTGGGCACGGGTTGGTGCAGAATTTGGCTGGTTCTCTGCACTGCAAACAGGCTCTGTGTCAAACTGGGGTCAGCTTCCCCCAGCGTCTCCCAGATgtaaaaatctataaaaatgtaaaatacttATTTGCAAATCGGGTTGAGAGCGGCATGGAACCGCCAGGTTTAGATGTGCGCTGAAATGGGAAAGCCCTGAACCAAACCTAACAgcatttttttgtaaattaagAGAATTTGCCATCCCTTGCACAGTAGGGATGGCAAATAAAATGAGGTAAGACTACATATTGCCTAGGGACTACTGGTTGGAGAACTAATTAGGATTATAAACTGAAAGTATGTAAATTAACCAAATATAATTATCTGCTAGTGGCCTTTGGAAATAGGTTACCGGATACTTGTTAGCAAAATTGCTCAAATGCCTGGAAGCCATACAAAGCAAGCCATAAGCAATTTAAATTCctctctttgttttattttcaattgttttaaagcagtttttGTATTAAGGATTTATCGGAACATAAACTAATTAGAAAACTCAAAAACCAAAAGTGAGACAGAGACGGACACAGCGGATGCTGCACCTCCATCCCAAGGTTTTATTGGATGTAAGTTTTTGGAGGTGACAAAACAGCAAAGATTCTGGTTGGGGTTTtatcagagcagctctgtgagcccccagccagagctgagctgggatgTGGTGGTTTCTGCACAAATGCAGCCCCTCAGCCACACAGGGTTTGTGTGCAGGTGTGTTCTGTGTCTGAATTCTGCAAACGTGCAGAATGAGCCTCCCTTTCCCCCAGGGGtctgcagtggcacagagcagcaccagacCCGGGGGTTTCTGTGGGGAGATGTCACCATCAGATCATCTCTGCAGGACCGCAGGATTGGCCACTGGACAAGCTGAGGGTGGTGGAGACAGTGGTGTGTGTTTAACATCATAAAATAGAAGGGGTCACAAAGAAAGGGGAGCTGGGCTGATTTCACGCTGAAGCATGAGGGCTTTaatgcacagccctgccacaaACACCACTTATGGAGCTGAAGCACTCCAAGCAGTCCCAGAGGGTTTGAAACACTCTATTAACTCACACAGTTAATTACCCTGCACTGTAGCACTGAAGGATCTGAAGGGACAGGCCATCCCAGCACAactgcatctcctgctgctctccacacCTCCCACAGACCTTCTAATGGTCACTGCTGGAAAAAAccatcctgcagccctgctaAAACACGGCCACCCCAACCTGTGCCCTCCTCCAAGGGATCTGTGCCCATGCTCAGGCTGCAAAATGAATTgtacagctgctgcaggactcACCATGAAGTGGGTTCACACTCAGCAAGCACTGCTCAGTGCTCTTGGGTCTAAAGCTTCTTGCTAAAAATCCTAAAATGCCCAAAAACACTAAAAACATCCTCATTCCTGCAGCATAACAAAGGCAGTTGCCTACTCTGAGAGCTAGGTAGAGAACAAAACCCAAAGTTAGTTTAAAAACCACATGTCTATTCTACTGGAGTCAATCTGCCAGTTTTGAATGCTGGGAATTAAAAGTTTATCTGATTTTTAACCTAAATTTGTACCTCAGCATTGTGGATCTAAGTGCAGAGCTGCAATGCTTTTTACTGACCAAAATGAGAACAAGGTTCTACCAGTTTCCTGTGAACAACTGTCATCATCTGATACAGAATGTTTCTTACAGGAGATTTAATCAAATCAATTAATAATGACTTGGCAACAATGCTCCAATTAGGGTTTTAATTTACAAAAGCGTAATGCCAATAGcataaaaaaatcaatggaGCCAAATCAGTGGAGCCAATGCCCAAATAAACATCTGGGCTGATATCATTTCTCCCTTCTATGCAAAATCaaggtaattttaaaaagatagCTACATTTTTCCAGAATCTTCTTCAATCTCCTCTAAGAACCATCAAGTTAAAGCAAGCCCCAGCAGCCCATTCCCTTCTCCCAGCATATGATGTTGGCTTTGGGTCACACTTCTTGCACCCTGCTTGCATCTCTCTCCCCCTTCTGGGAAAACTGAGGCAGCTAAGGCAGGACAGGATCAGAAAGAATAATCCCCACAGCCTCCAGAGCTGAGTGtgggcccagctgtgcctggggatCAATTACATGTGCAGGAAATGGCAGATGTAACACACAGAACAAGAGCCAAGTCTGGCTCTGCTTAAGTGTTTTGATTTTGTGCTTAGCTCTTCAGGACCAAAAAAGGACTTAGCCCATCTCACTCACAATATGAGAAGCACATAATATGCCCAAAGTACTGAAAATGTCTTCATTTCCACAGCATGGAAAGATTAAATGGCTTGCTCTGGAAGCCAGGCAGGAGATTCTGTTCTAAAGCAAAGCCCAGGGAATggcagcaagggctgggctcAAACTGCTGACAAATCCCAAAGTG contains:
- the PDZRN3 gene encoding E3 ubiquitin-protein ligase PDZRN3 isoform X1; translated protein: MGFELDRFSGEVDPDFKCNLCNKVLEDPLTTPCGHVFCAGCVLPWVVQQGSCPVNCQRISTKELNHVLPLKSLILKLDIKCDNHARGCEAVVPLQHLGEHAETCDFSPAKCRNRGCRQVLNLRDVEAHMRERCEARPAGLCEQGCGLVLTHGERRAGGHGCLRALRAHGAALQARAAALEKALKKEALRAGKREQSLLSRLAAAQLELQVTALRYQKRFTQYSARLDALARARAASPGKGEETKALTLVLHRDSGSLGFNIIGGRPCMDNQDGSSSEGIFVSKIVDSGPAAKEGGLQIHDRIIEVNGKDLSKATHEQAVEAFKTAKEPIVVQVLRRAPRAKAHEPQLVDVGTQTDITFEHIMALSKMGSPSLPVPGLDPYLLPEDHPSVHEYYDPNDYMGGIHQEMDRDELELEEVDLHRVNSQDKLGLTVCYRTDDEDDMGIYVSEIDPNSIAAKDGRLREGDRIIQINGIEVQNREEAVALLSSEESKNISLLVARPEIQLDEGWMDDDRNDFLDDLHMDMLEEQHHQAMQFTASMLQQKKHEEDGGTTDTATILSNQHEKDSGVGRTDDSTRNDESSEQENNGDDHTTSSNTLGSQKKLTYSHDTLGSGDMQFSNESFISADCTDVDFLGIPVDECERFRELLELKCQVKSANPYSLYYHNSTLEMSKSDQESVDRELEMLNEELRNIELECLNIVRAHKMQQLKEQYREPWMLHNSGFRNYNTSIDVRRHELSDITELPEKSDKDSSSAYNTGESCRSTPLTLEISPDNSLRRTAEGVGCQGNEGAVAYNVSPKNLFAGSESHESSAGKCHASAKEPDPGKQLESKERKGSDGSKSPTHSQKPYVSPYHHSPYKHAHIPAHAQHYQSYMQLIQQKSAVEYAQSQMSLVSMCKDLASGQSEPRMEWKVKVRSDGTRYITKRPVRDRLLRERAIKIKEERSGMTTDDDAISEMKMGRYWSKEERKQHLVKAKEQRRRREFMMQSRLECLKEQQGAEEKKEMNIIELSHKKMMKKRNKKIFDNWMTIQELLTHGTKSPDGTRVYNSFLSVTTV
- the PDZRN3 gene encoding E3 ubiquitin-protein ligase PDZRN3 isoform X2, translated to MGCSLCTLQKPEEQYKLLYEVCQVNGKDLSKATHEQAVEAFKTAKEPIVVQVLRRAPRAKAHEPQLVDVGTQTDITFEHIMALSKMGSPSLPVPGLDPYLLPEDHPSVHEYYDPNDYMGGIHQEMDRDELELEEVDLHRVNSQDKLGLTVCYRTDDEDDMGIYVSEIDPNSIAAKDGRLREGDRIIQINGIEVQNREEAVALLSSEESKNISLLVARPEIQLDEGWMDDDRNDFLDDLHMDMLEEQHHQAMQFTASMLQQKKHEEDGGTTDTATILSNQHEKDSGVGRTDDSTRNDESSEQENNGDDHTTSSNTLGSQKKLTYSHDTLGSGDMQFSNESFISADCTDVDFLGIPVDECERFRELLELKCQVKSANPYSLYYHNSTLEMSKSDQESVDRELEMLNEELRNIELECLNIVRAHKMQQLKEQYREPWMLHNSGFRNYNTSIDVRRHELSDITELPEKSDKDSSSAYNTGESCRSTPLTLEISPDNSLRRTAEGVGCQGNEGAVAYNVSPKNLFAGSESHESSAGKCHASAKEPDPGKQLESKERKGSDGSKSPTHSQKPYVSPYHHSPYKHAHIPAHAQHYQSYMQLIQQKSAVEYAQSQMSLVSMCKDLASGQSEPRMEWKVKVRSDGTRYITKRPVRDRLLRERAIKIKEERSGMTTDDDAISEMKMGRYWSKEERKQHLVKAKEQRRRREFMMQSRLECLKEQQGAEEKKEMNIIELSHKKMMKKRNKKIFDNWMTIQELLTHGTKSPDGTRVYNSFLSVTTV